TTGGTTGCCAGGAGTCCGGGGTGACCCAGGTGTCCATGAGGTTCTCAATGAGGTCAATGGGCATCAAGGGGTCTTGGGGGGCACCCAGTGGGTCAAGGTTGGGACCCAGGTGGCCATGAAGTTCTCAACCAAGTCAATGGGCATCAAGGGGTCTTGGGGCACCCAAGGGTGGCTCCCAGGAGCCCTGGGTGACCCAAACATGGTGGCCACAGGCTGTGGATCGTGGCCATGGTGGGCCTGAGCTTGGCCTGGCTGCCCGTGGTGGAAGCGGCCCGTGGTGGGCAACTCTTCGACTACATCCAGGCCATCGCCAGCTACCTGGCGCCCCCGGTGGCCGCCGTCTTCTTCCTCGCCGTCTTCGTCCCCCGCGTCAACGAACCCGTGAGTGACCCCCATGGGTGGGGTGGGGACATCCTTGGGTGTCTGGGTGACcaccccctcctcttcctccccagggGGCTTTTTGGGGCCTCCTGGGAGGTCTTGGCTTGGGGTTGGCCCGGTTGATCCCCGAAGTGGCCTTGGGGACGGGGACGTGTGGGTCACCCGGGCGTTGTCCCTCCTTCGTTTGTGGCCTTCACTATCTCCACTTCGCCGCCCTCCTCTTCCTCGTCACCGGCCTCATCGTCATCGTCGTGTCCCTCTGTCACCCCCCCATTGACCGGCAACACGTGAGTCAAcgctggggggggacaccgaGGTGGCAACAGGGGGTCCCAAGTGACCATGAGGGCACCCAGGTGACCAGGAGTggacccaggtggccaggagggACCCAGGTGACCAGGAGGTGACCAGGAGGGGACCCAAGTGACCAGGAGgggacccaggtggccaggagggACCCAGGTGACCAGGAGGTGACCAGGAGAGGACCCAGGTGACCAGGAGTGGACCCAGGTGACCAGGAGGTGACCAGGAGgggacccaggtggccaggagggACCCAGGTGACCAGGGTGGACCCAGGTGACCAGTGGGGACCCTGGTGACCAGTAGGGACCCAGGTGACCAGGAGGTGACCAGGGTGGGGACCCAGGTGACCAGGAGGTGACCAGGAGGGGACCCAAGTGACCAGGGTGGACCCAGGTGACCAGGAGGTGACCAGGAGGGGACCCAGGTGACCAGGAGTggacccaggtggccaggagggACCCAGGTGACCAGGGTGGACCCAGGTGACCAGTAGGGACCCAGGTGACCAGGAGGTGACCAGGGTGGGGACCCAGGTGACCAGGAGGTGACCAGGAGGGGACCCAAGTGACCAGGGTGGACCCAGGTGACCAGGAGGTGACCAGGAGGGGACCCAGGTGACCAGGAGTggacccaggtggccaggagggACCCAGGTGACCAGGGTGGACCCAGGTGACCAGTGGGGACCCTGGTGACCAGTAGGGACCCAGGTGACCAGGAGGTGACCAGGGTGGGGACCCAGGTGACCAGGAGGGGACCCAGGTGACCAGGAGGTGACCAGGAGGGGACCCAGGTGACCAGGAGGGACCCAGGTGACCAGGGTAGGGACCCAGGTGACCAGGAGGTGACCAGGAGGGGACCCAAGTGACCAGGAGGGGACCCAGGTGACCAGGAGGGACCCAGGTGACCAGGAGTggacccaggtggccaggagggACCCAGGTGACCAGGGTggacccaggtggccaggagggACCCAGGTGACCAGGGTGGACCCAGGTGACCAGGAGGGGACCCAAGTGACCAGGAAGGGACCCAGGTGACCAGGGTGGGGACCCAGGTGACCAGGAAGGACCCAGGTGACCAATGGGGACCCAGGTGACCAGGGGAGGTGACACCCACCCATCTGGTTGCCCCCCAGCTCCATCGCTTGGTCTTCAGCCTCCGCCATAGCCAAGAGCCACGCATTGACCTTGACCAACCCAAAGATGGGGTTGGGGACCTTCAACTTCAGGGTAAGGGACCACCCAATGACCAGGGAGGGGACCCTGGTGACGGGGAAGGGCACCCATGGGTCTAGGGAGGGCACCTATGGGTCTAGGGGGGCACCCAAGGGTCTTGGAGGGCACCCAAGGGTCTTGGAGGTTGACCCAAGGGTCTTGGGAGGGTCTGGAGCtcatccccctcctcccttGGTCTTCCCAGATGTGGAGGCGGAGCCTGTTGGCCAAGGGGTGGAGCCTGTTGGCCAAGGGGCGGGGCCATGCAGATCAGGGGGCGGAGCcatgcccccagccccgccccccGAAGACCCGGTGTGGAAGCGCGTGGTGGACGTCAACGCCTTGATCCTCATGGCCGGCGCCGTCTTCCTCTGGGGTTACTTCGCCTGAGACCCCCCAAATGCACTGAAACGGCCCCAAAACGAGCGCGGGACACCCCGAACGGacccaaaccaccccaaaatAAACCCAAAGTGGCCCAAAATGTGATGAAAATGCTCCGAAATGGGCCAAAACTGCCTCAAAACTCCCCAAAACGAGACTAAAATGCCCCAAAATGAGCCTGAAACTCCCCAAATGGTGccaaaatgccccaaaatgTCCCAAAATGAGACTAAAATGCCCCAAAATGAACCTGAAACTCCCCAAATGATGCCAAAATACCccaaaataagacaaaattGGCCCAAAATGAGACTAAAATGCCCCCAAATGAGCCCAAAACGACCCTAAATGAGCCAAAATGTCCCAAAATGAGACTAAAATGCCCCAGAATGAGCCTGAAACTCCCGAAATGACACGAAAATACCccaaaataagacaaaattGGCCAAAATTAGAGTAAAATGACCAAAAATGAGCCAAAAATGAGTCCAAAACTCCCCCAAATGAGTCAAAATGTCCCAAAATGAGACTAAAATGCCCCAGAATGAGTTTAAAATGCCCCAAAATGAGCCCAAAATGACCCCAAAACTCCccaaaatgccccaaaatgAGGCTAAAATGCCCCAGAATGAGACTAAAATGCCCCAAAATGAGCCAAAATGCCCCAAAAAGAGACTAAAATGCCCCAAAATGAGCCTGAAATGCCCCAAAATGAGCCCAAAACTCCCCAAAATGTCCCAAAATAAGATAAAATTGGCCAAAATTAGACTAAAATGCCCCAAAATGACCATTAAATGCCTCAAAACTCCCCCAAACGAGACTAAAATGCCCCAAAATGAGCCTGAAACTCCCCAAATTACACCAAAATGCCccaaaataagacaaaattGGCCAAAATTAGACTAAAATGCCCCAAAATGAACCCAAAATGATGCCACAATACCCCAAATGAGCCAAAATATCCCAAAATGAGACTAAAATGCCCCAAATGAGTCTGAAACTCCCCAAATTACAACAAAATGCCccaaaataagacaaaattggcccaaaatgagattaaaatgccccaaaatgagccaaaatgccccaaaatgAGTCTAAAATGCCCCAAAATTGGACTAAAATGCCCAAAAATGAGcccaaaacaaccccaaaacgAGCCGAAATGAGCCAAAATGTCCCAAAATGAGACTAAAATGCCCCAAAATGAGCCTGAAACTCCTGAAATGATGCCAAAATACCccaaaataagacaaaattGGCCAAAATTAGACTAAAATGACCAAAAATGAGCCCAAAATGACCCCAAAACTCCCCAAAATGAGCCAAAATGTCCCAAAATGAGACTAAAATGCCCcaaaatgagtttaaaatgCCCCAAAATGAGCCCAAAATGACCCGAAAACTCCCCAAAATGAGCCAAAATGCCACAAAATGAGGCTAAAATGCCCCAGAATGAGACTAAAATGCCCCAAAATGAAccaaaatgccccaaaatgAGACTAAAATGCCCCAAAATGAGCCTGAAACTCCCCAAATGATGCCAAAATGCCccaaaataagacaaaattGGCCAAAAGTAGACTAAAATGCCCCAAAATGAGCCAAAATGCCCCAAATTAGACCAAAATGTCCCAAAAATAGACTAAAATGCCCAAAAATGagcccaaaaccccaaaactccccaaaatgagactaaaatgccccaaaatgagcccaaaactccccaaaatgagccaaaatgccccaaaataagacaaaattGGACTAAAATGCCCCAAAATGAGCCCAAACCGACCCCAAAACTCCCCAAAATGAGCCAAAATGTCCCAAAATTAGACTAAAATGCCCCAAAATGAGTCTGAAACTCCCCAAATTACACCAAAATGCCccaaaataagacaaaattGCCCAAAAATTAACTAAAATCCCCAAACATGAGCCCAAAATGAGCGAAAATGAGCCAAAATGTCCCAAAATTAGACTAAAATGCCCAAAATGAGCCCAAAACGACCCCATGATGCCAAAATGCCCCAAAATACGACAAAATTGGCAAAAATTAGACTAAAATGCCCCAAAAATTCCCCAAAACGACCCCAAAATGAGCCAAAATGAGCCAAAAAGTCACAAAATGAGACTAAAATGCCTCAAAATGAACATTAAATGCCTCAAAACTCCCCAAAATGAGACTAAAATTCCCCAAAATGAGCCCAAAACTCCCCAAAATGAAtcaaaaatcccccaaaatgAGCCTGAAACTCCCCAAATGACACCAAAATGCCCCAAAATAAGACAAAGTTGGCCAAAAGTAGACTAAAATGCCCCAAAATGAGCCCAAAACGAGTTCAAAACTCCCCAAAATGAGCCAAAATGTCCCAAAATGAGACTAAAATGCCCCAAAATGAGCCTGAAACTCCCGAAATGACGCCAAAATGCCCCCAAATAAGACAAAATTGGCccaaaatgagattaaaatgcCCCAAAATGAGCCCAAAACTCCCCAAATGGCGCCAAAATGCCCTAAAATGAGCCAAAATATCCCAAAATGAGACTAAAATGCCCTAAAATGAGCCTGAAACTCCCCAAATGACGCCAAAATGCCccaaaataagacaaaattGGCCAAAATTGGACTAAAATGCCCCAAAATGAGcccaaaacaacccccaaacTCCCCAAAATGAGccaaaatgccccaaaatgaggctaaaatgccccaaaatgagtttaaaatgATCCAAAATGAGCCCAAAATGACCCCAAAACTCCCCAAAATGAGCCAAAATGCCACAAAATGAGGCTAAAATGCCCCAGAATGAGACTAAAATGCCCCCAAATGAACCAAAATGCCCCAGAATGAGACTAAAATGCCCCAAAATGAGccaaaatgccccaaaatgAGACTAAAATGCCCCAAAATGAGCCTGAAATGCCccaaaataagacaaaaatggCCCAAAATGAGCCCAAAACTCCCCAAAATGTCccaaaataagacaaaattGGCCAAAATTAGACTAAAATGCCCCCAAATGAGcccaaacccccaaaactcCCCAAAATGAGCCAAAATGCCCCAAAATTAGACTAAAATGCCCCAAAATGAGCCTGAAACTCCCCAAAATGAGccaaaatgccccaaaatgAGTCTAAAATGTCCCAAATTCCCCCAAAATGCCTCAAAATCCCCCAAATTACccccaaaaaagccccaaattcTCCCCGAAATGCCTCAAAATTCTCGAAAATCCCCAAATTCCCCCAAAATgccccaaaatcccccaaaatgCCCCAattccccccccctccaaaCTGCCCATTTTCACAAACGACCCCAAAAATGGAGTTTTTTGGTCCCGTTGTTGAAAAATCGCTATTTTTacccctcccgcccccccccgcagccccatTTTGGGTCAGTCCAGAAGGGGGCGGGGCCGGTTACTGGGGGCGGGGCTTCTCCTccgaggccccgccccccggccccgcccagTCCAGCTGCCATTCGTCCGGGGCCAGCAGGTGGCGCTGCGTCTCCCAGCCGGCGGCGGTCAGACCTGGGCACGCGTTATTAGGGCGTTATTAGGGCTATTAGGAGGTTATTAGGGCATTATTAGGGCTATTAGGGTGTTATTAGAGCATTATTAGGGGTATTAGGGTGTTATTAGGGCGTTATTAGGGCTATTAAGGCATTATTAGGGGCTACTAGAGGATTATTAGGGCTATTAGGGGATTATTAGGGGCTATTAGGGGATTATTACGGCTATTAGGGCATTATTAGGGGCTATTAAGGCATTATTAGGAATTTAAGGGTGTTGTTAGGACATTATTAGGGATTTAAGGGTGTTATTAGGACTTTATTAGGGCTATTAGGGGGTTATTAGGGCATTATTAGAGATTTAAGGGTGTTATTAGGACAATATTAGGGCTATTAGGGGATTATTAGGGCATTGTTAGGGATTTAAGGGATTATTAGGGCATTATTAGGGGCTATTAGAAGGTTATTAGGGCTGTTAGAGCAATACTGAGGCAATATCAGGGGCTATTAGGGGATTATTAGGAGCTATTAGGAGACTATTAGGGGCTATTAAAAGCTATTAGGTGGCTATTAGGGGCTATTAGGAGGCTATTAGGGGCTATTACGGGCTATTAGGGGGCTACTAGGGGCTATTAGGGGCTATTAGGAAGCTATTAGGACCTATTAGGGTGTTATTAGGGATTAGGGGCTATTAGGGGTTATTAGTGGCTATCAGGAGCTATTAGGAAGCTATTAGGAGGCTATTAAGAGCTATTAAGGGCTATTAGGGGTAATTAGGGGGTATTAGCAGGTTATTAGGGGCTATTAGGACCTATTAGGGGGCTATTAAGGGCTATTAGTGGGCTATTAGGGGGTTATTAGTGGCTATTAGGGGCTATTATAGGCTATTAGGAGGCTATTAGGGGCTATTAGGGGGTTATTTGGGGCTATTAGGGGGTTATTAGGGGCTATTAGGACCTATTAGGGTGTTATTAGGGGTTATTAGGGGCTATTAGGAGATTATTAGTAGCTATTAGGAGCTATTAGGGGTTATTAGGGGTTCTTAGGGACTATTAGGAGACTATTAGGACCTATTAGGGGGTTATTAGGTGCTATTAGTGTCTATTAGGGGCTATTAGGAGGCTATTGGAGGCTATTAGGAGCTATTAGAGGCTATTAGGGCCTATTAGAGGCTATTAACAGGCTATTGGCGGGTTATTAAGGGCTATTAGAAAGCTATTAGTGGCTATTAGGAGGCTATTAGGAGGCTATTAGGGGACTATTGGGGTGACCCAAGCACTAACACGCGCCGACACGCCCCGACACGCGTGACGCACCGCGCAGGAAGGCGGGGCCCAGCGCGCGCCACAGGCGGGAGCTCTCGGCGATGGCCGCCCACGGCACCGACCccggagctggggggggggggagacgCCGTTATTGCCCCGGGGGGACCCAGAACTGCCccagggagcccagaactgccccaggggaccccagaactgcccccagggaccccaaaactgccccagggagcccagaactgcccccagggaccccagaactgcccccagggaccccaaaatGCTCCCCATGGACACCAGAACTGCCCCCAAGGAGCCCAAAACTGCCCccagggagcccagaactgccccACGGACCCCAGAACTGCCCCAGGGGACCCTAAACCCCCCCTAGGgaccccaaaactgcccccagggagcccagaactgcccctgggacccccaaaatgaccccagggaccccagaaCTGCCCCCAGGGAGCCCAAAAtgaccccagggaccccagaaCTGCCCCCAGatcccccccaaacccaccccagggaccccagaaCTGCCCCAGAGACCCTCCAAACCCCCACCAGGGACCCCAGAACtgcccctgggacccccagaaCTGCCCCAGGGGACCCAAAACTGCCCccagggagcccagaactgccccagggaccccagaactgcccccagggacccccaaaaTGACCCCAGGGAGCCCAAAACTGCCCCTGGGACTCGCAAAATGACCccagggagcccagaactgccccCAGGGGACCCAAAActgcccccagggacccccaaaactcccccagggaccccaaaactgcccccagggagcccagaactgcccccagggaccccaaaactgcccccagggacccccagaaCCACTTCAGGgaccccaaaactgcccccagggagcccagaactgcccccagggacccccaaagtgcccccagggaccccagaaCTGCCCCCAGGGGACCCAAAActgcccccagggacccccaaactgcccccagggaccccaaaactgccccaggggacccaaaactgcccccagggacccccaaagtgcccccagggaccccaaaactgcccccagggaccccatAACTGCCCCCAGGGGCCCCAAAACTGCCCCAGGGACCCCTAAACCCCCCCAAGGgaccccaaaactgcccccagGGAGCCCCAAAATGACCCCAGGGAGCCCAAAACTGCCccagggagcccagaactgccccagggaccccaaaatgaccccagggaccccagaaCTGCCCCCAGGGGACCCCAAAATGACCCCAGGGAGCCAAGAACTGCCCCCGGGgaccccaaaactgccccagggaccccagaactgcccccagggaccccagaactgccccagggacccccaaaaCTGCCCCAGGGACCACAGAACTGCCCccagggagcccagaactgccccagggaccccagaaCTGCCCCAGGGGACCCTAAACCCCCCCTAGGgaccccaaaactgcccccagGAGCCCCAGAACTGCCCCCAGGAAGCCCAAAACTGCCCCAAGGACCCCCAGAActgcccccagggaccccaaaactgccccagggaccccagaaCTGCCCccagggagcccagaactgccccagggacccccaaagtgaccccagggaccccagaactgcccccagggaccccagaaCTGCCCCGGGGACCCCCAAAGTGCCCCCATGgaccccaaaactgcccccagggagcccagaactgccccACGGACCCCAGAACTGCCCCAGGGGACCCTAAACCCCCCCTAGGgaccccaaaactgcccccagGGGCCCCAGAACTGCCCCCAGGAAGCCCAAAACTGCCCCAAGGACCCCCAGAActgcccccagggaccccaaaactgccccaggggacccccaaaactgcccccagggaccccagaactgcccccagggacccctAAACtgaccccagggaccccagaaacccccccagggaccccagaactgccccagggaccccagaaCTGCCCCAGGGAGCCCAAAACTGCCCCCAGGGAGCCCCAAATGCCCCAGGGACCCCGGAActgcccccagggaccccaaaactgcccccggggaccccaaaactgccccagggaccccaaaactgcccccggggaccccaaaactgcccccagggaccccaaaactgccccagggaccccagaaCTGCCCCAGGGAGCCCAAAACTGCCCCTGGGACCCCCAAAActgccccagggacccccaaaacccccccccaacccccccccagggacccacGGCAGCGGCGCAGGCGGCGCTGGAGCGGGCGCAgggcagcacccatgggtgcccccgGGGGGACGTCGgggcccagcagcagctcctccagcagcagcgcGTGGGCGCAGGCCAGCAGGGGGGTGACGGGCGGAGACCCCCGCCGCAGGCCCACCCCCACCCAACCtaagggtggggggggggggtcaggggggcaCCCCAAgacctgggtgcccccccaagaccccctgggtgcccccctagacccctgggtgccccccaggaccccctgggtgtccccccatacaccctgggtgccccccagaCCCCCTAGGACCCCCCCTCaagacccctgggtgcccccccccagaTGTGGGTGCCCAccctgcacccatgggtgcccccccagaccccctgggtgcccccccaggaccccctgggtgccccctcagaccccctgggtgcccccctacacccttgggtgccccccccccaggtgTGGGCGCCCTCCCCAGATGTGGGTGcccccccctgcacccatgggtgcccccccaaaacccctgggacccccctcaggaccctccccacacccctgggtgcccccccagacACCTGAGTGccaccccagacccctgggtgccccccaggacccctgggtgcccccccagacccttgggtgcccccccccaggaccccgggtgccccccagacccctggcCCCCCCCCCTTAGGAccctccccacacccctgggtgccccctcTACACccttgggtgccccccccagacgtgggtgcccccccccccccccagataTGGGTGCCCCTCCAAGAGGTAGGTGCCCccctgcacccatgggtgcccccccacccaCCTCGTGACGGGCGCAGCACGATGAGGTAGTCGGGGGTGCCGCACTCCAGCGCCTTCGTGAACTCCGCCtcgctggggggggggcacccatgggtgcccccccacccatgggtgcccccccagacccctgtgtccccccccccacccatgggtgcccccccagacccctgtggtccccccccacccatagatgcccccccagacccctgggtgcccccccccacacccctgggtgccccccccacccatgggtgccccccccacccatgggtgccccccctcACCTGTGCACCAGGCGGTGCAGGGGCGCCCCGAGGTGGAGGGTGAGGCGGGTGCTGaagcctgggggggggggggagggacaGTGGGTGACGTCAGGGTGACACTGGGTGACACTGGGTGAGCCTGGGTGGCActgggtggcactggggtgACACTGGGGTGGCACTGGGTGGCACTGGGTGACACTGGGGTGGCACTAGGGTGGCCCTGGGTGACACTGGGTGATGTCAGGTGACACTGGGTGGCACCAGGTGATGCTGGGTGATACTGGGTGACACTGGGGTGACACTTGGGTGACATTGGGGTGACACTGGGTGACCCTGGGTAACACCCAGTGATGCTGGGTGATACTGGGTGACActggggtggcactgggggtgACACTGGGTGACACTGGGTGACATCCAGTGATACTGGGTGATACTGGGGTGGCCCTGGGTGACACTGGGTGATACTGGGTGACACTGGGGGTGGCACTGGGTGGGCACTCACCGGGCAGCAGCGGCTCGCGGGGGTTCACCTCCTCGGGCCCGGGCACGGTGACGACGCCCTGGCCAAGCCCCTCCCCCTGTGGGCGTGTCCCCgcgctggccccgccccccgcgctGGCCCCGCCCCTCAGGGCCCCGCCCACCGCCAGCCGCAGGCGGGGCCTGTTCAGGGTGGGCAGCCGCAGGGCGCCCACGGCCGCCGCGTTGGCCCCCAGGTGGGTGCCCACCAGCAGCGCCACCAACGCCCCCGTCACCCTGCGCCCACCCACGGGTGTCaccgggggggggacaccccgaCCCCCCCCACCAGGGGGCGCCGGCCCAATCCCATCATCCCCTGGGGCGCCCCAaaccccgccccccccccccccccccttcctttgggacccccccacccacctTTGGGatccccccgggacccccccacctTTGGGGACACCCAAAAAtttcccagcagcccctgcgGGAGGGTGGG
The sequence above is drawn from the Nyctibius grandis isolate bNycGra1 unplaced genomic scaffold, bNycGra1.pri scaffold_116_arrow_ctg1, whole genome shotgun sequence genome and encodes:
- the LOC137677274 gene encoding sodium/glucose cotransporter 2-like isoform X4 — encoded protein: MYADLVQTLIIVVGASVLAGYALGAVGGYEGLVERYPLALPPNATGPCGRPRPDAFHLLRHPSTGDLPWPGLLLGLGIISAWYWCTDQVIVQRCLAGRSLTHVRAGCVVCGYLKVLPMFLMVLPGMAARVLFPEVVGCADPQGCQRACGTPVGCSNVAYPRLVLTLLPPGLRGLMLAVVLAALMSSLASIFASSGALFTLDIYQRLRPRAGPRHLLIAGRLWIVAMVGLSLAWLPVVEAARGGQLFDYIQAIASYLAPPVAAVFFLAVFVPRVNEPGAFWGLLGGLGLGLARLIPEVALGTGTCGSPGRCPSFVCGLHYLHFAALLFLVTGLIVIVVSLCHPPIDRQHLHRLVFSLRHSQEPRIDLDQPKDGVGDLQLQDVEAEPVGQGVEPVGQGAGPCRSGGGAMPPAPPPEDPVWKRVVDVNALILMAGAVFLWGYFA
- the RUSF1 gene encoding RUS family member 1 isoform X2; translated protein: MAQPDGPPPPPPLCRELWGPHEAARYRGDPRGGLDRFVPPGAYSGSGLRRAAAVLLPQGYPESVSPDYLQYQCWDGLQALCSTLTGALATRAVLQAVGVGDGAATVTGATLTWVLRDGVGIVTRITFAWVQGSRLDCEAKQWRLAADVINDAALALELLAPAWPRAGPALLTLAAAAKCVVGVAGGATRAALAVHQARRDNMADVAAKDSSQETLVNGAGLLLALLLLPLLDGRPWVTGALVALLVGTHLGANAAAVGALRLPTLNRPRLRLAVGGALRGGASAGGGASAGTRPQGEGLGQGVVTVPGPEEVNPREPLLPGFSTRLTLHLGAPLHRLVHSEAEFTKALECGTPDYLIVLRPSRGWVGVGLRRGSPPVTPLLACAHALLLEELLLGPDVPPGAPMGAALRPLQRRLRRCPPGSVPWAAIAESSRLWRALGPAFLRGLTAAGWETQRHLLAPDEWQLDWAGPGGGASEEKPRPQ
- the RUSF1 gene encoding RUS family member 1 isoform X4; protein product: MAQPDGPPPPPPLCRELWGPHEAARYRGDPRGGLDRFVPPGAYSGSGLRRAAAALCSTLTGALATRAVLQAVGVGDGAATVTGATLTWVLRDGVGIVTRITFAWVQGSRLDCEAKQWRLAADVINDAALALELLAPAWPRAGPALLTLAAAAKCVVGVAGGATRAALAVHQARRDNMADVAAKDSSQETLVNGAGLLLALLLLPLLDGRPWVTGALVALLVGTHLGANAAAVGALRLPTLNRPRLRLAVGGALRGGASAGGGASAGTRPQGEGLGQGVVTVPGPEEVNPREPLLPGFSTRLTLHLGAPLHRLVHSEAEFTKALECGTPDYLIVLRPSRGWVGVGLRRGSPPVTPLLACAHALLLEELLLGPDVPPGAPMGAALRPLQRRLRRCPPGSVPWAAIAESSRLWRALGPAFLRGLTAAGWETQRHLLAPDEWQLDWAGPGGGASEEKPRPQ
- the RUSF1 gene encoding RUS family member 1 isoform X1 — encoded protein: MAQPDGPPPPPPLCRELWGPHEAARYRGDPRGGLDRFVPPGAYSGSGLRRAAAQVLLPQGYPESVSPDYLQYQCWDGLQALCSTLTGALATRAVLQAVGVGDGAATVTGATLTWVLRDGVGIVTRITFAWVQGSRLDCEAKQWRLAADVINDAALALELLAPAWPRAGPALLTLAAAAKCVVGVAGGATRAALAVHQARRDNMADVAAKDSSQETLVNGAGLLLALLLLPLLDGRPWVTGALVALLVGTHLGANAAAVGALRLPTLNRPRLRLAVGGALRGGASAGGGASAGTRPQGEGLGQGVVTVPGPEEVNPREPLLPGFSTRLTLHLGAPLHRLVHSEAEFTKALECGTPDYLIVLRPSRGWVGVGLRRGSPPVTPLLACAHALLLEELLLGPDVPPGAPMGAALRPLQRRLRRCPPGSVPWAAIAESSRLWRALGPAFLRGLTAAGWETQRHLLAPDEWQLDWAGPGGGASEEKPRPQ
- the LOC137677276 gene encoding BUB3-interacting and GLEBS motif-containing protein ZNF207-like translates to MTPGRTPKPPQGTPKLPPGSPKMTPGSPKLDPKTAPGDPKTAPGTPKLPPGT